A single region of the Pseudalkalibacillus berkeleyi genome encodes:
- a CDS encoding BMP family lipoprotein produces MKKRYGFLMSMVLAAGTLLSACGSDDAGSGDTDKKEDDKFKVAMVTDTGGVDDKSFNQSAWEGLQEFGKENDLKEKEGYNYLQSNAQSDYRPNLNNLVRQGYDLVFGIGFLMQEDIQKVAEQQKDAQFALVDSVVELDNVASITFKEHQGSFLVGLVAGLQSKTNKIGFIGGVDSALIKKFENGFKAGVLTANPDAEVFVQYAGDFNDAAKGTTIAATFYGKGADVIYHAAGGTGSGVFTEAINRKKNGEDVWVIGVDRDQFAEGIYDKAENKSVTLTSMVKRVDTAVLEVSKQTKEGNFPGGEVVEFGLEEDGVGIAPTEDNVSEEALKMVKEYKEKIVAGDVEVPMTDDEFASFNK; encoded by the coding sequence ATGAAAAAGCGTTATGGATTTTTGATGTCAATGGTACTTGCAGCTGGAACATTACTTTCAGCATGTGGTAGTGACGATGCAGGATCAGGGGATACGGATAAGAAAGAAGATGACAAGTTCAAGGTTGCAATGGTAACTGACACTGGTGGAGTAGACGATAAGTCTTTCAACCAATCAGCTTGGGAAGGTCTTCAAGAATTCGGTAAAGAAAATGACTTGAAAGAAAAAGAAGGGTACAACTATCTTCAGTCAAATGCTCAAAGTGACTATCGTCCGAACTTGAACAACTTAGTACGTCAAGGATATGATCTTGTATTTGGAATCGGCTTCTTAATGCAAGAAGACATCCAAAAAGTTGCAGAACAACAAAAGGATGCTCAATTTGCACTTGTAGATAGTGTTGTAGAATTAGATAACGTTGCAAGTATTACTTTTAAAGAACATCAAGGATCTTTCCTAGTAGGACTTGTAGCTGGACTTCAATCAAAGACGAACAAAATCGGATTTATCGGTGGAGTAGATAGTGCTTTAATTAAGAAGTTTGAAAACGGTTTCAAGGCTGGGGTACTAACTGCAAACCCAGATGCTGAAGTATTTGTACAATATGCTGGAGACTTCAACGACGCTGCTAAAGGTACAACAATCGCTGCTACTTTCTATGGTAAAGGTGCAGACGTAATTTATCATGCTGCAGGTGGAACAGGTTCAGGTGTATTTACAGAAGCAATTAACCGTAAAAAGAACGGTGAAGATGTATGGGTTATCGGTGTTGACCGTGACCAATTTGCTGAAGGAATCTATGACAAAGCTGAAAACAAGAGTGTAACCCTAACTTCAATGGTTAAACGAGTAGACACTGCAGTTTTAGAAGTTTCTAAACAAACTAAAGAAGGTAACTTCCCAGGTGGAGAGGTTGTAGAATTCGGTCTTGAAGAAGACGGAGTTGGAATTGCTCCAACGGAAGATAACGTATCTGAAGAAGCACTTAAAATGGTAAAAGAATATAAAGAGAAAATTGTCGCTGGAGATGTAGAAGTACCAATGACAGACGATGAGTTCGCTTCATTTAATAAATAA
- a CDS encoding ABC transporter ATP-binding protein codes for MDYVIEMREIRKEFPGIVANDNVTLQVQKGEIHALLGENGAGKSTLMNVLFGLYQPEKGEIRVRGEKVDITDPNIANNLGIGMVHQHFMLVENFTVTENIILGQEPKNRGQVDIKKAAKKVEEISRQYGLRVDPYAKIEDISVGMQQRVEILKTLYRGADILILDEPTAVLTPQEIKELIQIMKRLIAEGKSIILITHKLKEIMEVCHRCTVIRRGKGIGTVDVANTNRDELASMMVGRDVSFTTEKEPGHPKQTVLEIKDLVVKDARGVSAVNDLSLSVRAGEIIGIAGVDGNGQSELIEAITGLRKSTSGSISLNGKEITNHKPRKVTEAGVGHIPQDRHKHGLVLDFSIGENMVLQTYYQEPFSKFNQLKISNIFDKAKALIEQFDVRTPSVHTEARALSGGNQQKAIIAREVDRSPDLLIAAQPTRGLDVGAIEFIHSKLIQERDANKAVLLISFELEEVMNVSDRIAVIYEGKIVAIVDPKEVTEQELGLLMAGSKQSEKGEE; via the coding sequence ATGGATTATGTCATTGAAATGCGGGAAATCCGCAAAGAATTTCCAGGCATCGTAGCAAACGATAATGTTACTTTACAAGTTCAAAAAGGGGAAATCCATGCACTTTTGGGAGAAAACGGTGCTGGCAAATCCACATTAATGAATGTGCTGTTCGGACTGTATCAACCGGAAAAAGGTGAGATTAGGGTTCGGGGGGAGAAGGTTGACATTACCGATCCTAATATTGCTAACAATCTTGGGATTGGAATGGTACATCAGCATTTTATGCTCGTCGAGAATTTCACAGTAACGGAGAATATCATTCTTGGACAAGAACCGAAGAATCGTGGACAAGTTGATATTAAGAAAGCTGCAAAAAAAGTTGAAGAAATTTCTAGACAGTATGGACTTCGCGTTGATCCATACGCAAAGATAGAAGATATTTCAGTCGGAATGCAGCAACGTGTTGAAATTTTGAAGACGCTCTACCGTGGTGCAGATATTCTTATATTAGATGAACCGACTGCAGTACTTACACCACAGGAAATTAAAGAACTTATTCAAATTATGAAAAGACTCATAGCTGAAGGCAAATCAATCATTTTAATTACCCATAAATTAAAAGAGATTATGGAAGTTTGTCACCGATGCACCGTTATCCGTAGAGGAAAGGGAATCGGTACAGTTGATGTTGCGAATACAAACAGAGATGAATTGGCATCAATGATGGTTGGTCGTGATGTATCTTTTACAACTGAAAAAGAACCAGGCCATCCTAAACAAACAGTATTAGAAATTAAAGACCTTGTAGTTAAAGATGCAAGAGGTGTTAGTGCAGTAAATGATCTAAGTCTATCGGTCAGAGCAGGTGAAATCATTGGTATTGCTGGAGTCGATGGAAATGGCCAGTCTGAATTAATCGAAGCAATTACAGGATTGAGAAAGTCAACAAGTGGGTCAATTTCATTAAACGGTAAGGAAATTACCAACCATAAACCACGGAAAGTAACCGAAGCTGGCGTAGGACATATTCCACAAGATCGTCATAAACATGGACTTGTCCTCGACTTTTCGATTGGGGAAAATATGGTATTACAAACCTATTACCAAGAGCCATTCTCCAAGTTTAATCAGCTGAAAATTTCAAATATTTTTGATAAGGCTAAAGCTCTTATTGAACAATTTGATGTCCGTACACCAAGTGTTCATACAGAAGCACGTGCGCTCTCTGGAGGAAACCAACAAAAAGCGATTATTGCTAGAGAAGTTGATCGCAGTCCGGACTTGTTAATTGCAGCACAACCGACTCGAGGACTAGATGTTGGTGCAATAGAATTTATTCATTCAAAGCTTATTCAAGAACGTGATGCTAACAAAGCGGTATTGTTAATTTCATTTGAACTTGAGGAAGTCATGAACGTTAGTGATCGCATTGCTGTCATATACGAAGGAAAGATCGTTGCGATTGTTGATCCGAAAGAAGTTACAGAGCAAGAGCTCGGATTACTCATGGCAGGTTCGAAACAATCAGAGAAGGGGGAAGAATAG
- a CDS encoding ABC transporter permease — MQKLLFKLSVPVIAVALGLLVGGIIMLTSGYEPIKAYTALFSVIFTDSYFIGETVRQMTPLILSGLAVAFAFRTGLFNIGVEGQLLVGWLASVYVGIAVEGLPAFIHIPLAILAGALAGALWGLVPGYLKAKFMVHEVITTIMMNYVALHVTNSIIRSYLLAPGERTEEIQSSASLSSMFLQEITDFSRLHYGIVVAILGAIVMWYLLWKTTTGYELRAVGFNQHASNYAGINVSKNIILSMCISGAFAGVAGAMEGLGTYQYMTINAAFTGVGFDGIAVALLGANSAIGIILAAGLFGGLKIGALNMQAVAQVPPELITIVIALIIFFVASSYLVHWLRNRINRRGKI; from the coding sequence CTGCAAAAGTTATTATTTAAACTCAGTGTTCCAGTCATAGCAGTTGCCCTTGGCCTTCTCGTCGGTGGGATCATCATGCTTACAAGCGGTTATGAGCCGATTAAAGCCTACACCGCACTATTTAGTGTCATTTTTACGGATTCTTACTTTATCGGTGAGACAGTCCGTCAAATGACGCCATTGATTTTATCAGGTCTTGCAGTCGCATTTGCTTTTAGAACAGGCTTATTTAACATTGGAGTAGAAGGTCAACTTCTGGTCGGATGGCTCGCGTCTGTTTATGTAGGAATTGCTGTTGAAGGTTTGCCTGCTTTCATCCATATACCACTTGCTATCTTGGCAGGTGCTTTAGCAGGTGCGTTATGGGGACTTGTTCCAGGGTATTTGAAGGCAAAATTCATGGTCCATGAGGTTATTACAACGATCATGATGAACTATGTTGCGTTACACGTAACAAACTCAATTATCCGCTCTTATTTACTTGCACCAGGTGAAAGAACGGAAGAAATTCAATCCTCTGCATCTTTATCGTCCATGTTTTTGCAGGAAATAACGGACTTTTCTCGATTACATTATGGCATTGTTGTTGCTATATTAGGTGCAATCGTCATGTGGTATTTACTATGGAAAACAACAACTGGTTATGAGCTGCGTGCTGTTGGATTTAACCAACATGCATCCAATTATGCTGGCATAAATGTATCAAAAAATATTATTTTATCTATGTGTATTTCTGGAGCATTTGCAGGTGTTGCAGGTGCGATGGAAGGGCTCGGTACCTACCAGTATATGACTATCAATGCAGCCTTTACAGGTGTTGGTTTTGATGGCATCGCTGTTGCGTTACTTGGTGCAAATAGTGCAATCGGAATTATTCTAGCTGCAGGCTTGTTCGGTGGGTTGAAGATAGGGGCATTGAATATGCAAGCCGTCGCTCAAGTTCCGCCTGAATTGATAACAATCGTTATTGCATTAATCATATTCTTCGTTGCATCAAGCTATCTTGTGCATTGGTTACGAAATCGAATTAATAGAAGGGGGAAAATTTAG
- a CDS encoding ABC transporter permease, translating to MDLMQILGIIIPTAIFAAAPLILTALGGVFSERSGVVNIGLEGLMMMGAFIGAVFTFYGETWGFGSASPWFSFVMAILIGAIFSLLHAVASITFKADQVVSGVALNFLAAGLTIFLVKKIFDAGQTPYLNERIFKSDVPLLSDIPIIGPLLFGKAYVTSYVAIALAFVVWFIIFKTPFGLRLRAVGEHPMAADTMGVNVTKMRYIAVMLSGAFAGLGGAVYATSISGNFTHSTIAGQGFMALAAMIFGKWHPLGALGAALFFGLAQSLSITGQQIPLLKEIPHVFLLISPYVLTILALAGFVGRADAPKAIGKPYEKGKR from the coding sequence ATGGATCTCATGCAAATTTTAGGCATCATCATACCGACAGCCATCTTTGCGGCTGCCCCCCTTATATTAACTGCATTAGGTGGTGTGTTCAGTGAACGTTCTGGTGTCGTTAACATTGGTCTAGAAGGATTAATGATGATGGGAGCGTTCATAGGAGCTGTATTTACTTTTTATGGCGAGACGTGGGGATTCGGAAGTGCATCCCCGTGGTTCTCATTCGTCATGGCGATCTTAATTGGAGCAATTTTCTCTTTACTGCATGCAGTTGCGAGTATCACTTTTAAAGCCGACCAAGTAGTAAGTGGTGTGGCTCTAAACTTTCTTGCAGCAGGTCTAACAATCTTCTTAGTAAAGAAAATTTTCGATGCTGGACAAACACCTTACTTGAACGAAAGAATTTTCAAGTCGGATGTCCCACTTCTTTCTGATATACCGATTATTGGACCTTTATTATTCGGCAAGGCATACGTCACATCTTATGTTGCGATTGCTCTCGCATTTGTCGTTTGGTTTATCATCTTCAAGACACCATTCGGTCTCCGTCTAAGAGCTGTAGGAGAACATCCGATGGCTGCTGATACGATGGGGGTCAATGTGACTAAAATGCGTTACATTGCAGTCATGCTAAGTGGTGCTTTCGCAGGTCTAGGTGGAGCAGTTTATGCAACGTCCATTAGTGGAAACTTCACACACTCAACGATTGCTGGTCAAGGGTTCATGGCTTTAGCAGCGATGATTTTTGGGAAGTGGCATCCGTTAGGCGCACTTGGTGCTGCTTTATTCTTTGGACTTGCTCAATCCCTTAGTATTACGGGACAACAAATACCATTGCTCAAGGAAATTCCACATGTGTTCTTATTAATCTCACCATATGTTCTAACGATCCTTGCCCTTGCAGGTTTTGTTGGGCGGGCAGACGCACCAAAAGCAATCGGTAAGCCTTACGAAAAAGGAAAACGGTAA